Proteins encoded together in one Terriglobus sp. TAA 43 window:
- the bla gene encoding class A beta-lactamase, translating to MLTRRSFLSTSTLTVFSLAVPQARADEKRNIFQRLPQQVATLEKDNGGRIGVYALDTGNGKSAGIREDERFPMCSTFKFLLAAAVLKLVDDGKQSLDQPLPIPNKPLIGHSPLTEPHAGATMPIAALCNAILNQSDNTAANVLLEAIGGPPAITAFAHTIGDESTRLDRNEPDLNTSIDGDPRDTTTPVAMAKNLQRVLFGNALKPASRRQITEWMENSLTGLERLRKDMPEGWRAADKTGSNGEHTTNDIAVLWPMRRPPVIVTCYITQCPGPETKRGAMIAEIGRFVREAILFG from the coding sequence ATGCTCACCCGGCGCAGCTTTCTCTCCACGTCCACTCTTACGGTGTTTTCGTTGGCCGTTCCACAAGCCCGCGCGGACGAGAAGCGAAACATCTTTCAGCGCCTCCCGCAACAGGTGGCCACGTTGGAAAAAGACAACGGTGGCCGCATCGGCGTTTATGCGTTGGACACCGGCAATGGCAAATCCGCAGGCATTCGCGAAGACGAACGCTTCCCCATGTGTTCCACATTCAAGTTTCTGCTAGCCGCCGCGGTTCTCAAACTCGTGGATGACGGAAAGCAATCGCTTGATCAACCGCTCCCCATCCCGAACAAGCCGCTGATCGGCCACTCGCCACTGACCGAACCACATGCAGGCGCAACCATGCCCATCGCTGCACTCTGCAATGCCATCCTCAATCAGAGCGACAACACCGCTGCCAACGTCCTGCTAGAGGCCATCGGCGGTCCCCCAGCCATCACGGCATTTGCGCACACGATTGGTGACGAATCCACACGCCTCGACCGCAACGAACCCGATTTGAACACCAGTATCGACGGCGACCCACGCGACACCACCACGCCCGTTGCGATGGCGAAGAATCTGCAACGCGTGCTGTTCGGAAACGCCCTCAAGCCCGCATCACGTCGCCAGATCACCGAGTGGATGGAGAACAGCCTCACCGGCCTCGAGCGCCTGCGCAAGGACATGCCGGAGGGCTGGCGCGCTGCGGACAAAACCGGCTCCAACGGCGAGCACACGACCAACGACATTGCAGTCTTATGGCCCATGCGCCGGCCACCGGTCATCGTCACCTGCTACATCACGCAATGCCCCGGCCCGGAGACAAAACGCGGAGCCATGATCGCTGAAATTGGCCGCTTCGTTCGAGAAGCCATCCTCTTCGGCTAA